From a region of the Lepus europaeus isolate LE1 chromosome 17, mLepTim1.pri, whole genome shotgun sequence genome:
- the LOC133776142 gene encoding 2',3'-cyclic-nucleotide 3'-phosphodiesterase-like, producing the protein MSSSGAKDKPELQFPFLQDEETVAALTLFILRGLPGSGKSTLARLIVDKYRDGTKMVSADAYKITPGTRGTFPDEYKQLDDDLAAYCRRDVRVLVLDDTNHERERLEQLFEMADQYQYQVVLVERKTAWRLDCAQLKEKSQWQLSADELKKLKPGLEKDFLPLYFGWFLTKKSSESLRKAGQVFLEELGSHKAFRKELRHFISGDEPKEKIELVTYFGKRPPGVLHCTTKFCDYGKAAGADEYAQQEVVKKSYCKAFTLTISALFVTPKTTGARVELSEQQLLLWPSDVDKAAPSDSLPRGSRAHITLGCAADVEAVQTGIDLLEIVRQEKGGSRGEEVGELTRGKLYSLGSGRWVLSLAKKMEVRAIFTGYYGKGKPVPTHGSRKGGSLQACTVL; encoded by the coding sequence ATGTCGTCGTCCGGGGCCAAGGACAAGCCCGAGCTGCAGTTCCCGTTCCTGCAGGACGAGGAGACGGTGGCCGCGCTGACGCTGTTCATCCTGCGTGGCCTGCCCGGCAGCGGCAAGTCCACGCTGGCCCGGCTCATCGTGGACAAGTACCGGGACGGCACCAAGATGGTGTCTGCCGACGCCTACAAGATCACGCCCGGCACGCGGGGGACCTTCCCTGACGAGTACAAGCAGCTGGACGACGACCTGGCCGCCTACTGCCGTCGCGACGTGCGCGTACTCGTGCTGGACGACACCAACCACGAGCGGGAGCGGCTGGAGCAGCTCTTCGAGATGGCTGACCAGTACCAGTACCAGGTGGTGCTGGTGGAGCGCAAGACGGCGTGGCGGCTGGACTGCGCCCAGCTCAAGGAGAAGAGCCAGTGGCAGCTGTCCGCCGACGAGCTGAAGAAGCTGAAGCCCGGCTTGGAGAAGGACTTCCTGCCGCTCTACTTCGGCTGGTTCCTGACCAAGAAGAGTTCCGAGAGTCTCCGCAAGGCGGGCCAGGTCTTCCTGGAGGAGCTGGGCAGCCACAAGGCCTTCAGGAAGGAGCTGCGGCACTTCATCTCTGGGGATGAGCCCAAGGAGAAGATCGAACTGGTCACCTACTTTGGGAAGAGACCCCCAGGTGTGCTGCACTGCACCACCAAGTTCTGTGACTACGGGAAGGCCGCGGGGGCTGACGAGTACGCCCAGCAGGAGGTGGTGAAAAAATCTTACTGCAAAGCCTTCACGCTGACCATCTCTGCCCTGTTTGTGACACCCAAGACCACTGGGGCCCGGGTGGAGCTGAGCGAGCAGCAGCTGCTGTTGTGGCCGAGTGACGTGGACAAGGCGGCACCCTCCGACAGCCTGCCGCGGGGAAGCCGCGCTCACATCACCCTGGGCTGCGCGGCCGACGTGGAGGCCGTGCAGACGGGCATTGACCTCTTGGAGATTGTGCGGCAGGAGAAGGGGGGCAGCCGCGGCGAGGAGGTGGGTGAGCTCACCCGGGGCAAGCTCTACTCCCTGGGCAGTGGGCGCTGGGTGCTGAGCCTGGCCAAGAAGATGGAAGTCAGGGCCATCTTCACGGGCTACTACGGGAAGGGCAAGCCTGTGCCCACGCACGGCAGCCGCAAGGGGGGCAGCTTGCAGGCCTGCACCGTCCTCTGA